A window of Glycine soja cultivar W05 chromosome 13, ASM419377v2, whole genome shotgun sequence genomic DNA:
TGCACAAACTCTTGTGTCAAGGTTCCttcagctttcttcttttttcgagGACGACGGTGAAAGCCCCGTCGAGTCTGATGAAACAAAAGTCCAAACTTGGAGCAGCCAACACTACAGGAACGAACCTGTGGTTGTTGTTGCGGCTCCACGGTTGCAAAAGTATTCTAGTTTTGATGACCAGAGTGGGGATAAGCCTCTACTTTTGCCCATTTGAAGCTTGAAATCTCGCTTATCTGAAGAAGATATTGATGTTCAATCTCTGAACATGTCAATGAGTTCTAAAAGATTTTCAAGCTATTCGAATAGAAAAGCAGAAGTTGAAgctgttgatgttgatgttgattctGATGTTCAATATCTAAATAGGTCAACAACCTTCAAAAAattttcaagaaattcaaatagaaaTGCAGAAGTTGAAGCTGATGGTGTTGATACAGATGTTCAATCTCTAAATAGGTCAACAATTTCTCAAGGATTTTCAAGCAATTCCAATAGAAAAGCTGAAGTTATAATGTTGTCTTGAAACACTTATGTTATAATGTTGTCTTCAAACGCTGAGAAAGAAAGCCTTCTTGTGGAATCTGACGATGATGATGACGACGATGACACAGAAACTGAGGACCAAGACGTTGAAGGAGGAAGAACCGTTGCTCAGAACAATGACAGGGGAAAGGGTCCACCTGTTATTGGTGGAGAAAGTTCAAAAACAGATGGTAATGAAGGACCACAAGTGGATAAGAAGGCTGATGAGTTCATTGCTAAGTTTATAGAGCAAATAAGGCTTCAGAGAATTGAGTCAATCAAGAGGAGTACAAGGAGTGCAAGAAACTCTTCAAGGTAATAATATTGAAGATGGATACATATCATATCCTTCTATTTACTACATTAGTTAAATGGAATGTAATTAAATTGACGTGGATGTTTCTTTCCACAGCTTAAGGTTGTAATTGGATTGATGTCCTCTTCCCCTCCCCATAAATATCTATGGTATAGACAGATTTACTGATTTTACCTGTGCTTTGCTATAACTTCAaaatttttttgtgtattttcaaCTTTctgctgtgtgtgtgtgtgtgtcgcagtctgtgtgtgtgtgtgtgtgtatgtgggtgTGTGGTTGTTTttctgtgtgtgtttgtgtgtttgtggctgtgtgtgtgtgtgtgtgtgggtatgtgggtgtgtgtgtgtgtgtgtgtgtcgctgtgtgtgtgtgtgtggttatgtatgtgtatgtgtgtgtgtgtgtggttatgtatgtgtatgtatgggtcgctgtgtgtgtgtgtgtgtgtggttatgtatgtgtatgtgtgtgtgtgtgtgtgtgtgggtctgtgggtgtgtgtggttatgtatgtgtatgtgtgtgtgtgtgtgtggggggggggggggggggaaggtctgtgggtgtgtgtggttatgtatgtgtatgtgtgtgtgtgtggggggggggggaaggtCTGTGGGTCTGTggatgtatgtgtgtgtgtgtctgtggttgtgtgtgtgtatgtgggtgTGTGAACAACACAACCTGCATTTCAAAGATAGCTTTAGGGGAGGACTATTCACAGATACTCATTAGATGTTAGATAAGTTAGTCAAACAAATACAACAATTTATCTACCAAACAATGGTATTGGGCTTGCAAAttcattatttcttatttactttctaaatttttcaataaatactaCTTTCATGGCATTGCAATTTATGCTGTACAGGACTAACAACTGGTGATCCTATATCAAACAATTCTAAAAGTATATCAATAATGCATACAAACAATTTGACAGTAGTTTtcgaataaaacatataaatacaTGAGTTCGAGGCTTCAGCACAATTCACTTTCCAGCAATGACCGCAAGAccagttttaattaattttgaaacaaCAATGACCTCTGGCTTCTCAACAATGCCTATCACCACAGGATAATTTCAAAGTCAACAGAAGCACAATAAAtcttatcataataataataggaaGAATTTTATAGCTTTATATCAACTTAAGTGAACTCAGAAACATCAATGACTGTTCACCAATCAGACCAGCTTTGGAGCAGAATCGTATTTTCTAAGTACATGGGAAGGgcctaataaaatatgaaatgcaATTAGTAGCTAACAAGACAAGGTGATTTGATAGCAAGCTGAACCTAAAGACCTTaagagtatttattttatttaactttatttgtCATTAGATATAAAAGTTCAACCttaaaatatgaatcatttaGTACTCACtgcataaaaaattagatttcatCAATGCTCCCCCATCACCCAAATCCAAAAATTACTTCAACATCGTTCAcagcaatataattttttcacaaaaagaaaGCAATATAATTCTTTCTTGTCCATATCATCCCACTTCACCAATTTGTGTTGTCCCAATGGCCAGATACTACCCAATTTGTCCTGGATAGAGATTTTTCTGATCATTGCCCCATCCTTTTGAGGTCCAGAACCATTGATTGGGGGCCTAAACCTTTCAAGATAATGGATTGGTGGCTGAAGGACAAAGGCTTTCAGAATATGGTGGCACACAACTGGGGTAATTATCATCCTAGTGGTTTGGGTGGTTATGCTCTCAAGCAGAAATTAAAGTTCATCAAAGACAGCATAAGGCAGTGGAGTTCACAAAATAGGGTTATTACTGCTAATAAAATCCAGAATTTAAAGAAGGAGCTAAATGCTCTAGAGGCTGGTTTTAATGTTTCAACCTTATCCCAAGCTGAAGTGGAGCTCAAGAAATCTTTGCAGGAACAGCTGTGGAGTGCAGCTCTTGCTTATGAATCCATGCTGAGGCAAAAATCCAGAGTGAAGTGGTTAAGAGAAGGGGATAGAAATTCATCTTATTTCCACAGATTGATCAATCATAGAAGGAGGGCCAATGCTTTTCAAGGTCTGTTCATTGAGGGTGGGTGGGTCCACAAGCCTAGCAGTGTTAAGATTGTAGTCTTCAATCATTTTAAAGATAGATTCTCAGAGCAGAATCCCTCTAAGCCAACCTTGGATGGGGTCCAGTTTCCCTCCCTTGGCCAAGGGCAGAAGGAAAGCCTTGTTGCTAGATTCTCTAAAGTGGAAATGAAATCAGCAGTGTGGGCTTGTGGTGGAGATAAAAGCCTTGACCCAGATGGCTTgaactttaattttatcaagcaattttggGAGATTCTAAAACCTGATTTTATTAGGTTCTTGGATGAGTTCTTCATTAATGGCATATTCCCCAAAGGAAGCAATGCTTCCTTCATAGCCCTTATCCCCAAGATCATTAACCCTCAATCTCTTAATGATTATAGACCCATCTCTCTTATAAGGTGTGCTTATAAAATAGTGTCCAAAGTCCTAGCTATTAGGCTGGCTCTTGTTTTACCTCACCTCATTGATGAAAGGCAAACTGCTTTTCTGAAAGGAAGGCATATTCTTCATGGTGTGCTGATTGCTAAGGAGGTTATAGCTGAAgctaaatccaaaaataatccTTGCATGGTCTTCAAAGTTGACTTTGAAAAAGCTTATGATTCGGTCTCTTGGGGATTTCTAAACTACATGATGATGAGGATGGGGTTTTGTGAAAGATGGAGAAAATGGATTTATGGATGCTTTTCTAGTGCAACCATATCAATTTTAATCAATGGCAGCCCAAGTAGAGAGTTTGTGCCCGAGAGAGGCTTAAGGCAGGGAGACCCCCTTACACCTTTCCTATTTAACATAGCAGCTGAAGGCCTTACTGAATTGATGAGGACAGCTATCTCTAAAAACATGTTAAGCAGTTATCAAGTGGGGAGCCAAAAGGAGGAGATTAATATCTTGCAATAtcaagatgaagtcaaaattaaGAGGGAGCTGAATGCTTTGGAGGATGGTCTCACCAACAAAATTTTATCtcaagatgaagtcaaaattaagaaatcaTTCCAGGAACAACTCTGGAATGCAGCCTATGCAGTTGAATCTATGTTGAGACAAAAGGCTAGAGTGAGGTGGTTAAAAGAAGGGGACAGCAAGTCCAATTATTTCCATAGATTGATCAACCATAGAAGGAGACGAAATGCTATTCAAGGGCTCTTCATAAATGGCGTGTGGGTGCATGATCCTAGCAGTGTTAAAAATGCAGCTCTTCACTATTTCAAAAGTAGATTTGCTGAGGAGAATACTAGTAGGCCAACCCTAGATGGTGTACAGTTCCCTTCTCTTCcttaaagagaaaaggaaagtcTTGTAGCTAGATTTTCAGAAGTGGAGATTAAATCAGCTGTGTGGGATTGTGGCGgggataaaaatgaagaaaagtatACTAATTCATTTTCACTCTATGTTAGAAATCTACCAAAACATGCACACAAAATTTCgttgaaaacaaaaatccacgcctccaaacaacaaaaactggatacaaacttaaaccaacaaAAACTGGATACAGAAAGAACATTGTACTTACCTAGGATCAGCTCTAGACAAGGATAGATAAACCCACCCAGTTGGCTTCACGAGTTCCACGGTCTTAATCTCCTAAAAATGTTCCCAAAGTCAACACCAAATAATTAAGCATAATCATCCCAATCAAACccaaaccaataaaataaaaatttaccttCAAGTTGTGAAAACCATCACCGGCACGGATGGAAACTTTGCTCGGCGTGTAACTCTCGTCATGCTTGAAAACCACGTAAAGCATAATCAACtaccacaacaaaatgaaacCCCACATTACAATTCTTATTGATACTTTTATATGGTTAGCCAAGTGGACAAAATGACCCAATAATTTGATAAGAACCTTCGGACAATGCCACCGCATTGATTAAGAACTTACTAAGAAGAGCAACAAACTAAGGTAGAGCTCATACCTTGTTAACTGACAGCGTAGAAAGCTTTGAGCACCCACAACTGTTCCAAGAGCAATGTAGGGTTTTCTTCGACCCACAGTTCCAGCAGCAATGCAGGGTTTTCTTCGACTTTTCTTCGATAGGAGGTTCTGTGGGTTCCAGCGAGCGGTTTTCGACAGTATTGAAATGAATGTGGGGCAATGTGGGTGTCGACCAAGCAGTTTCCGACAGATTTCAGGtgagaggagaaagagaagagagagtgcAGCAGGGTTTTCGAGCACGCGAGTTGTGAAATTTCAACACGTTTTAACTTATTAAcataacatcatcaacatcggttttttaaggaTAACCGATGTTAGGATGAatctgttaacatcggttacaaggtaacatcggtttctcaaaaaaccgatgttcagttcaactccttaacatcggttttgtcaaaaccgatgttaacactatgaagttaacatcggtttttacaaaaccgatgttaacatattcatcttaacatcatgttaacatcggttatttaaataaccgatgttaacattaagtagttaacatcggtttttataaaaccgatgttaagtaactccatttatttacaaaaatgccaccgcgcttttgttaacatcggtttttgcaataaccgatgttaattgaccgatgtagaaaaccttttttttttagtagtgaaccCTTGCATTTTTCCTTGGTTGTTGTTCAACAGTAGTGtgactttttatattatatgatatatttcttttatgaaaatatcATGAATGTTGATAATAGGAGAATGTAATGGCAAACTTTAAAGATTGCTCCAAAAAGACCAGAACCATAAATCTTTAAGACACAAGAAAAGAGAGACACTCACAGTTGCAGGTTCCAGCAAGCATCCAGAGAGGTTGAATAGATCTCtgttgtataaaataaattgtataaaaaaattgacatataTAGAACAAGAATTTCAATCATATATAATGCCATTAGAAAAATATGGATGCAGTGAAAAAAAGGAATACTTGAATGATTAATGCTAAGTTAGACATGCACATGAATCTCACTCGTGTGTGTCTCATCACATGCATGTGTGTATATCCGAGCTAGGCAGACTCATTTTCCTACTTTGAACTATTAAAAATCTGCTATGGATCACTCctcaaaataaatagaaatttaaatttgttgttaTGACAATCAccatatttaatgatgttttcttCCCTTTCCATTTCAACTAAACCTCTTGATTCTTCTAATGAACAACAACTAGCACTCAAACTAATCAAGAACCTGCAACCTCACCTTCCTAATTGATACTTCTTGGGGTCAGAGGTAAGGGTCTTTAAAAATGAAAGTagatatgattttatatataaaaattgtatataaaAACTCTTCCTGAAATTCTCACTTCACTTTTAGGGGGATACCAAACAGATTCTTAGAACATAATCTTCCCTTCATCCATATTCCTAGAATGAGTTCAAACATTGAGTGAATATGCTAGTTGCACATATCACATTTAGTAATGAGATCTCAGATATCGCAGACTCTACTTAAGGTTGAATAAATTATACTAAGTACCAAAGCATGCTAGACATTCAAATAGAccagcagaaaaaaaaaacaacaaacaagaacacaactagattgaattaaataataaaaatgcaagCGGCCCTTagcaaattttaatgaaaaactaGATTCAATCTATTAGCAGCCCTTATAGATTGAATTAAATAATCTATTGTATGTTTCACTATCCAAGTGTGCTATATTAGGATGAGAATCGAGACTCAATTAGTAGAGGAGCTCACAAAAACTTGAGACATGCCAAATGTACCCGTATAATGGTCAGTAGAATGCTAGGTACACACATAAGATGAAAACATATAATTTGGACCAATTGGCAGCAAACACACTATGCTTACAAACAATTCACAAAACCTTCTTTTGCTCCTAAGTCAGAGAACCATTTGGGAAGAAGGCACATCAATCCCTATTCACATTTTCAATCCCCCAATAAGACAATTGTGACATAAAATAGCTCAACAGATAATAACTCCCAGTTTAATAAACACAAACCCCTTCattgacaaaaaacaaacaacaacaaaaaaagcagCTACACTACAGAGGGTGATGAACCCTAAATGAGACATTGAAGGAAAAAATCATAATACAATTAAAAGAAGACTCACCAGAAAGTGATGAACAAAGTGTGGAGAACAAAACCCTAGAGAATAGAACAGAGCATGTGAGGGAGAACGAGAATGAGCCATTGCGAGAGAGAAGAACCCACCACGGAGAGAGCAAACCGAGTGAGGGAGAACGAGGCTAGAAGGGAGAACGAGAGTCACGTGAGAGAAAGGGTCGTTGGAGAGGAAGTGAGGTCCATGAAAGAGGAGAAATGAGGTCAATGAGAGAGAAGAGTCACTGGAGACGTGCGAGAGAAGAGTCGCAGGAGACGTGAgagagaatttcaaattctctttaTTTATGTGTAATTTTAATTCTCACCTTTTGAAGTGATCAGAATTCTTTTCCAAAATGGCGTGAATTTAAATTCTCTCACAATACTTTATCCAAACAGCTTAACAAATTGCATAgtaatttaaattcattaaataattgatTTGCTCCGTTAAATTACTGTATTCAAAGGCACAGTTATTGCATTGATCCCAAAGGTAAAAAATTCCTATGCATGTTTAGATGTATTAGCTTTTGTAATGgtatttttaaacttattacAGAAAACAATTGGTAATAAGCTAAAGTGTGTTCTCCCATTcacatatagtttttttttacaccaatgaaaatcatagttataattttatcacattatattatctagcatatttttttttttatctctcccAAGATTTCGTGTTGGGTgtcaaaatactattttttttctatatatatatatatatatatcaaccaCTCTCTATAATATCAATTTACTCCACCACTAGTCCTCTACATTTTAAGTCTtgctctatatatttttttcttattggtGGGAATCAAAAATAATGTTTGTGGGTTTATAATAACTCATACATTCCTACTCAAATAATTGAGTTAAACTTTGGTGATGTCTTAcatgtaattttaaattgtgaCAGTTATGTGTTACAGAAACAAACTGTGTACAATTACTGGAAAATGTACTTGACAcaattacatatataattgtGTAGCAACTATAGAGACTTCCAAAATCGCAATATTGTAGTTGCAATTGTCGATACAAATTGCAGTTTAAAACCATGCTCCGGACACAATGCCTTAATGGTATCGATATAATTGTCATTATCGTGAGAAGCTACAGATCTTTCAGCAGATTGGTCTTGTTCACTAGAATTATCAGAGGATTTGAGAAAGCATGGCTGAAGCTTTTCTAAATCTGATTGCTGAAGAGGCTTCAATAGAAACTTCTCTGCCCCTCCTTCCAAGCACCTGCCAAACACATGCCAGTTATAGAATGCccagtatatcaatgtgtgttccaaaaaaattattttgttttcttatagcacattttttatttgaaaggtTATAGCACATTTTCTTAAcattagttaaaataataattgagcttataactaattataatttttttaataaaatgtccTTTAATAttgcattatttattttaataaaacattttttctttgaaaaatgataaatattcaaAGTCAactaaaaagactaaaattatttataattgctTAAAATGTactttttatagaaaataaaaaataatatttaataaaaaaatatatacacctAACATTTTTATATcactttatattaaaaaattagttacattaaatacatttaatttaatcaattaaatttaaaaaatttactatatAGGACTagtttttttaagcttttttttaacaaatatttttttaaaataaaataaatagatttatgatttttggtgtgtttatctaaattatttttacttaaaataaatagttttctatttttttaaagcaaatcctatatgtttcttaaaaattatttatataaaagtaccttttttctaaaattacttcttttttaaaaaaatataaacaaatgagCCATTAATCAAcaactttatattaaaattaaatttaaaattttaatcaacttttgaacttttaataaatttattaattgttttttcgaAACACAACCTAAATGTAAAGCAAAGAGGTATCATTaaagattagttttttttttaaaaaaaaaaggattttgttGATGTTGTCTTTCTAATATTGTcaaggataaataaaatataaacttacatGCTGATTCTAGATGGTACGTTTTCTGATGACATTATGACCACGGGCACATCTTTCCAAGAAGATCCCTGCAGCTATAACAAAtgtcaacaaaagaaaagaaggaaaacaaaaggaacaaataattaaagaaaagaaaaaagaaaaagtaaactttgatcctgaaatctgatcttttcctttttctttctctttcttgttACTGAAAATTGCAGCGTCTCTTCTAGacttaaaaataaagttttaaccataaaatataaagttaGAATGATGTTATTATTCATGTACTTTTACTAGTTCGATTATAGGTTTAAGTGTGTACTgtgacatttttaatttaaattatttgtgatttttttttcaatttttagttaattattattttttaaattaattaaataatatgatcttttttatgattttattttatttaaaattttgtagttttttttaaatgtttataatttaaatgagatatcttaaacaattttttgtttatccCAAACTcactaattaaaatatcaaatttcacataaaataaaaaaatctcaagtTCTCTCATTTTCAAACTTTAATCTTATtacatgttatatttttttcaatttccgtttaataaacttttaaaatcatttcatatcttaatgaaaatgataattaaggattctagaaagaattttttttacaaatcaacaaatttactaATTTTCAGTAATAAAAATCTTGATTAACACAAAAATCTTATAACGTAGTAATAACTacacataatttaaataaaattgactaAAGCAATTAATTAAGCTACATCTCATGACAAAAACTCAAAACCATTTAATGAAAAACTGATGCTGGCTAGGCATTCATGCACGCTAATGAGAAGCATTATGAATATATTCTAAACTGTTGATTCACGAGGAAGTGGAATGGAACTTAATTTTGACCTTGATTCGTTTGAGTAAATCATAGCCACTCATTCCTGGCATGCAGTAGTCTGTCATGATCATATTCACTTTGATTCCCTGTAATTCAAAAGATTCAACAGTACATGTTTTTAATTACAATTAGAATTAATGAAGGTATTATATAGTTATACTAAAACTAGATACATAGATAGCATTAGAATTTACTAGGGAGAAAAATTACCATGATGATGGACCAGCAAAAGAGacatttaaagaaaagaaaagaggagaTTAGATAATAAGCTTCTTGTAAAGGAAATTATGCTAAATCAAAGGGATTTTCTTTTACTGTTAAGTCATAGGGTTATCAataacttgtttttcttttttctgaattaacaatttatatataaatatatataacttcTTTTCTATCtccctttcacctcgtttttctttctctatctatctttcttcattttctatACATTATTTGTCACGTTTATCCATATTCTATCTTCCTTTACTTTTACTTCCTATCtctcttttttcaaaaaatgggggtaaatgtttaatatttttctcaatcaaatcttttattaaaataactaattaatggGATACCAATAGAAAAAGAGCTTCCTACCTAGTGTTATCCTTCACTTTTTCAAATAACTAATTAATGGGAGTTTCGTACCTAAATGCAATTAGAAAAGGCTTCTTTTTCAAGAAAACAGCCAAATCCTTTATTAAAATATACGTTTTCTCCCTGATATGATCAAATGATGACtcgtatatatatattctaagttTCTAACGCATTCTTCAAGAAGCTAGGCAATATATACGTGGAACGAATGACATATATGccatatatataacttttaattgatGATGGACTGAAATTCGAATTCTAAATCATAGTTCATTTTGATACATATACTATAACTGGTCTAAATGAATATATGTAACGATGAAAGAGAGAATTCAATACTATATAGAAAGTCACATTAACTGTTAAGATTACCTTGCGTAACTATATAGTCTGCTATGAGCTTCATGTTGTTTACATTACTAACAAACAAGAAATCGCCTCACTTTATTttgatgaaaattttataagagaaaaaaattgctaAATCATACGTTCTCTATcatacatatatttaattatggatatgtattctattttaaaataataaaaaatgggaggaattctgaaaaaaaaatgattctgAAGAAATCGAATAAAGGAAACGTCAGCTACAAGGTAATAAGTAATAACTTAGCTAAAATGCAGTAAATAACTACATCTAAGAAAACTCAGC
This region includes:
- the LOC114382082 gene encoding two-component response regulator ORR9-like; the protein is MELVNSQKLKQHEQQQHFHVLVVDDSVIDRKLLERLLRDSSCKATFVDSGDKALKFLGLLDDDLDNSSSTSSESLQLNGIKVNMIMTDYCMPGMSGYDLLKRIKGSSWKDVPVVIMSSENVPSRISMCLEGGAEKFLLKPLQQSDLEKLQPCFLKSSDNSSEQDQSAERSVASHDNDNYIDTIKALCPEHGFKLQFVSTIATTILRFWKSL